A genomic stretch from Chromatiales bacterium includes:
- a CDS encoding aminotransferase class V-fold PLP-dependent enzyme translates to MPGRNFLFVPGPTNIPQSIQNAMNIAQQDHRRPDFAKLTKPLFKGLNEVFRTKTGRSFIFPATGTAGWEVALSNTLSPGDKVLTSRFGQFSHLWWDLAVRIGLDVETIDVPWGEGVPVEKFKNRLEKDTKHEIKAVLTCHNETATGVTSDIAALRKAMNQIKHPAMLFVDGVSSIASIDFRMDEWGVDVAVSGSQKGFMLPAGMALVCFSRKALRARLTAKCSRCFLDIQDHINSNGDGFFPYTPSVPMLYGLRESLRLISEEGLNQIIKRHHRLAEGVRAAVKAWGLKLVAKSPKWYSDTVTAIYTPPRYDARDVIEIAYYRYNISLGAGLSVLAGKAFRIGHLGDHNETSILGVIAGVEMALRDAGVPITAGKGVAAASEYFRRTAPPLKVTLTTAKLKKSPAKKKKGRSAGIVRR, encoded by the coding sequence ATGCCAGGACGTAATTTTCTTTTTGTGCCGGGTCCCACAAACATCCCGCAATCCATACAAAATGCGATGAATATCGCACAGCAAGATCATCGGCGACCCGATTTTGCAAAATTAACAAAGCCTCTGTTTAAGGGATTGAACGAGGTGTTTAGGACCAAGACCGGTCGTTCTTTTATCTTTCCTGCGACTGGCACGGCAGGTTGGGAAGTTGCATTGAGTAACACGCTGTCACCGGGTGATAAGGTGCTGACCTCTCGTTTCGGACAATTTAGTCATCTTTGGTGGGATCTTGCTGTGCGAATTGGTCTAGATGTGGAAACCATAGATGTGCCGTGGGGTGAAGGGGTTCCGGTAGAAAAGTTTAAGAATCGTTTAGAGAAAGATACCAAGCATGAAATTAAAGCGGTGCTGACCTGCCATAATGAGACAGCAACTGGAGTTACCTCAGATATCGCTGCGCTACGAAAGGCAATGAATCAAATTAAGCATCCTGCGATGTTGTTTGTTGATGGTGTGAGTTCTATTGCCAGCATAGATTTCCGTATGGATGAGTGGGGTGTTGATGTTGCAGTCAGCGGTTCTCAAAAAGGATTTATGCTACCGGCCGGCATGGCTCTGGTTTGTTTTAGCAGAAAAGCACTGCGCGCAAGGTTGACCGCAAAATGTTCACGTTGCTTTTTAGATATACAAGATCATATCAATTCCAACGGCGATGGATTTTTTCCATATACGCCTTCGGTGCCTATGTTGTACGGGTTGCGTGAATCCCTGCGATTAATCTCTGAGGAAGGTTTGAACCAAATTATTAAGCGGCATCATCGCCTTGCCGAAGGCGTGCGAGCTGCAGTTAAAGCGTGGGGCTTAAAGTTAGTTGCCAAATCACCGAAATGGTATTCGGATACGGTCACGGCTATTTATACACCGCCGCGCTACGATGCTCGAGATGTAATAGAAATCGCTTATTACCGCTACAACATCTCTTTAGGTGCTGGTTTGTCAGTACTGGCAGGCAAGGCTTTTCGCATTGGACACTTAGGAGATCACAACGAAACCTCTATTTTGGGTGTGATTGCCGGTGTCGAGATGGCACTGCGCGACGCTGGTGTGCCTATTACCGCAGGTAAAGGGGTGGCAGCGGCGAGCGAATACTTCCGCCGAACTGCACCGCCATTGAAAGTTACACTAACAACAGCGAAACTCAAAAAGAGTCCTGCTAAGAAAAAGAAAGGTCGTAGTGCAGGCATCGTTCGTCGTTAG
- a CDS encoding CoA ester lyase, whose translation MSHTHFEPVRRRVQRSELAVPGSNPKMIEKALNCDADYVFLDLEDAVAPSDKVQARQNVIAALNDLDWQGAGKTVSVRINGLDTHYMYRDVVDVIEQAGSKLDTLLVPKVGVPADLYTVDVMLTQIEKAKRISHRIGLEALIETALGMACVEQIAASSGGRLEAMHFGVADYAASNRARTVNIGGLNPNYPGDQWHAAITRMTVACRAYGLRAIDGPFGDFKDADSYVMAAKRAAALGIEGKWAIHPSQIELANQVFSPLEVEVDKARRILEELDKAAKEGRGAASLDGKMIDAASARMAENIVGIAEAISAKESKT comes from the coding sequence ATGAGTCATACACATTTTGAGCCGGTTCGCAGACGAGTTCAACGCAGTGAGCTCGCAGTGCCGGGTTCTAATCCTAAAATGATAGAAAAAGCATTGAACTGTGATGCCGACTATGTGTTCTTGGACTTGGAGGATGCGGTTGCTCCAAGCGATAAAGTACAAGCGCGCCAAAATGTTATAGCAGCACTCAACGATCTTGACTGGCAAGGTGCTGGCAAGACTGTCTCAGTGCGCATTAACGGACTGGATACCCATTATATGTATCGTGATGTAGTGGATGTGATAGAGCAGGCTGGTTCTAAATTAGACACCCTATTGGTGCCAAAAGTTGGCGTGCCGGCTGACCTTTATACGGTAGATGTTATGTTGACACAAATCGAAAAAGCTAAGCGTATCAGTCATCGTATAGGTTTGGAGGCTTTGATTGAAACGGCACTGGGAATGGCGTGCGTTGAGCAAATCGCAGCTTCTTCTGGTGGCCGTCTTGAAGCTATGCATTTCGGGGTTGCCGATTATGCTGCTAGCAACCGGGCACGCACGGTGAACATTGGCGGTTTGAATCCAAACTATCCGGGCGACCAGTGGCACGCTGCGATTACTCGTATGACGGTTGCTTGTAGAGCCTACGGGTTGCGTGCTATAGACGGACCTTTCGGGGATTTCAAGGATGCCGATAGTTATGTAATGGCGGCTAAACGAGCCGCAGCGTTGGGTATTGAAGGTAAGTGGGCAATACATCCCTCGCAGATAGAGCTGGCAAATCAGGTTTTTTCACCATTAGAAGTAGAAGTGGATAAGGCCCGTCGTATACTGGAAGAATTAGATAAAGCTGCAAAAGAGGGGCGCGGTGCAGCATCTTTGGATGGTAAGATGATAGATGCAGCTTCGGCGCGCATGGCAGAGAACATCGTTGGTATTGCCGAGGCTATTTCTGCTAAAGAGAGTAAAACCTAA
- the hisA gene encoding 1-(5-phosphoribosyl)-5-[(5-phosphoribosylamino)methylideneamino]imidazole-4-carboxamide isomerase: protein MLLIPAIDIKGGKCVRLRQGIKEKETIFSDNPLTVAQRWISQKAERLHIIDLDGAFDGKPHNMKVVEQIATAFPDVTIQVGGGIRNEDTVQEYLNCGVEYVIIGTRAASQPHIIKDLCLEFPGHIIVGLDIKDGKVATNGWSKVSHHDPIDLAQHFENDGVVAIVHTDTSRDGMMQGPNIESSVKLAASTHIPIIAAGGFTALADIEHACSADEEGMQGIILGRSLYEGKIDLTEAYRLVEHFATDKSRKGGSD from the coding sequence ATGTTACTCATCCCAGCAATAGACATTAAAGGCGGTAAATGTGTCCGGCTACGTCAAGGTATTAAGGAGAAAGAGACTATTTTCTCTGATAACCCTCTCACAGTCGCGCAGCGTTGGATTTCCCAAAAAGCAGAACGGCTGCATATTATTGATTTAGACGGTGCGTTTGACGGCAAACCACACAATATGAAAGTGGTAGAACAAATTGCCACAGCTTTTCCTGATGTAACGATACAAGTCGGTGGCGGTATACGCAACGAAGATACCGTTCAGGAGTATTTGAATTGTGGCGTAGAGTATGTAATCATCGGCACCCGTGCCGCAAGCCAACCGCATATCATCAAAGACCTCTGTTTAGAGTTTCCAGGTCATATAATCGTCGGCTTGGACATCAAGGACGGCAAAGTCGCAACCAACGGTTGGTCTAAAGTATCGCATCACGACCCCATAGATTTGGCACAGCATTTTGAAAACGACGGTGTGGTCGCAATCGTGCACACTGATACTAGCCGCGATGGTATGATGCAAGGACCCAATATAGAAAGTTCAGTGAAATTAGCCGCATCTACGCACATACCGATTATTGCCGCTGGTGGCTTTACTGCACTTGCCGACATTGAGCACGCCTGCAGCGCTGACGAGGAAGGCATGCAAGGCATCATACTAGGTCGCTCGCTGTATGAAGGTAAGATAGACTTAACGGAAGCGTATCGCCTAGTGGAACATTTTGCCACTGATAAATCGCGAAAAGGTGGCTCTGACTAA
- the nth gene encoding endonuclease III: MTKNKIIKLFARLKAQNPKPRSELKYRSHFELLIAVMLSAQATDISVNKATRKLFKDAHTAKQMLALGADRLKSHIKTIGLFNTKADNILKTCKILIDEHSGRVPRDREALTQLPGVGRKTANVILNTAFGENTIAVDTHIFRVANRTGLATAKTPLAVEQKLLKVVPNEYKLHAHHWLILHGRYTCSARKPACGSCLIADLCEYKDKTNQ, from the coding sequence GTGACAAAAAATAAAATTATTAAACTCTTCGCACGACTAAAGGCGCAAAATCCAAAACCGCGCAGCGAACTTAAATATCGTTCTCATTTTGAACTGTTAATTGCTGTTATGCTATCAGCACAAGCAACTGATATTAGCGTTAACAAAGCGACCCGCAAACTATTCAAAGATGCGCATACCGCAAAGCAAATGCTAGCGCTTGGAGCTGATCGATTGAAAAGCCATATTAAAACCATAGGCTTATTTAATACTAAAGCCGATAATATCCTAAAAACCTGCAAGATTTTAATAGACGAACACAGTGGACGGGTGCCACGCGACCGAGAAGCCTTAACTCAATTGCCAGGCGTAGGCCGCAAAACTGCAAATGTGATACTCAACACAGCATTCGGTGAAAATACCATTGCCGTTGATACACATATCTTTAGGGTTGCCAATCGTACCGGGCTTGCAACGGCTAAAACACCGCTTGCCGTTGAGCAAAAGCTACTGAAGGTTGTCCCCAATGAGTACAAACTTCATGCCCATCATTGGCTAATCCTCCATGGTCGTTATACCTGCTCTGCACGTAAGCCGGCATGCGGTAGTTGCTTAATTGCTGATTTATGCGAGTATAAGGATAAAACGAATCAATGA
- a CDS encoding D-glycerate dehydrogenase, translating into MSKTIIVTRRWPEAVEQELKTMCDDVRLNENDHPMSKDELKEALASAECVLPTVTDPIDAEVLGIDNMQCRFLGNFGVGFNHIDLDAAKQAGIAVSNTPEVLTDCTADIAMVLMLMVARRTGEGERHLRAGEWSGWRPTHMMGTKVTGKTLGLVGFGRIAQAMAKKAHHGFGMNILFSDPALDRIPQEAIDAVSATPCHSVEELMSSADFISLHCPGGKATYHLVNAERLALMKSSAFIINTARGDVIDNQALIDALKQRIIAGAGLDVYEGEPELDRGFLNLENVVLLPHLGSASQETRTAMGQRVLQNLKAYLAGQPLPDRVV; encoded by the coding sequence ATGAGCAAAACTATAATCGTCACTCGACGTTGGCCGGAAGCTGTAGAGCAAGAACTTAAAACAATGTGCGACGATGTTCGTCTAAACGAAAACGATCATCCCATGTCCAAAGATGAACTCAAAGAAGCATTGGCCAGTGCTGAATGTGTCTTGCCCACTGTTACTGATCCCATTGATGCCGAAGTGCTTGGTATAGATAATATGCAATGCCGTTTCCTTGGTAATTTCGGGGTGGGTTTTAACCATATAGATTTAGATGCAGCTAAGCAGGCTGGCATCGCAGTTAGCAACACGCCTGAAGTATTAACCGATTGTACTGCTGATATTGCAATGGTTTTGATGCTGATGGTTGCTCGCCGTACTGGTGAAGGTGAGCGTCATCTGCGTGCTGGAGAATGGAGTGGTTGGCGTCCTACCCATATGATGGGGACTAAAGTGACTGGTAAGACCTTAGGTTTAGTTGGCTTTGGCCGCATCGCGCAAGCGATGGCTAAAAAGGCGCATCACGGCTTTGGTATGAATATATTGTTTAGCGACCCCGCACTGGATCGTATTCCGCAGGAAGCGATTGACGCAGTATCGGCAACCCCGTGCCATTCGGTTGAGGAACTGATGAGCAGTGCCGATTTTATTTCTTTACACTGCCCAGGTGGCAAAGCTACCTATCATCTAGTCAATGCTGAGCGCCTAGCGTTGATGAAATCGTCTGCCTTTATTATCAATACTGCACGAGGTGATGTGATAGATAATCAAGCTCTGATAGATGCACTGAAGCAGCGAATTATTGCTGGTGCTGGATTGGATGTTTATGAAGGCGAACCAGAACTAGACCGCGGATTTTTAAATCTGGAAAATGTTGTTTTGCTGCCGCATCTCGGCAGTGCCTCCCAAGAGACGCGCACTGCAATGGGACAGCGCGTATTACAGAACCTTAAAGCTTATCTAGCAGGACAACCGTTGCCTGATAGGGTGGTCTGA
- a CDS encoding malate--CoA ligase subunit beta → MNLHEYQAKEILHKSGIKIANAKLAYSPDQAVSCYREIGTPTCAVKAQVHSGARGKAGGIKICSSEEEIRKYSNSILGTSLVTHQTGSQGKIVEKIYIEEGTDIGRELYLAFVLDRATERIVAIASAVGGMDIEELAESQPQAIIRLPIDPAVGMQPFQARELAFALDIPKTLLKDAVYLIIKCYQTFEQSDANLLEINPLVITKSEDKLVPLDAKLAIDDNALFKHPEIAQMRDKSQEDHRETNASEHDLSYVGLDGNIGCMINGAGLAMATMDMIKHAGGEPANFLDIGGGASPERVAKAFELVLEDKNVKSMLVNIYAGINRCDWIAEGLIKAIQSIELRVPLIARLSGTNVEQGQKMLKESGLPITSTHTLGEAAEKAVAAAQT, encoded by the coding sequence ATGAACCTTCACGAATATCAAGCTAAAGAGATTTTACATAAGAGCGGAATTAAAATTGCTAATGCGAAGCTCGCCTACAGCCCTGATCAAGCAGTCAGTTGCTATAGAGAAATAGGCACACCTACTTGTGCGGTTAAGGCTCAAGTTCACTCTGGCGCGCGAGGTAAAGCGGGCGGCATTAAGATATGTTCCAGCGAGGAAGAAATACGCAAATACTCTAATAGCATTTTAGGCACTTCTTTAGTTACCCATCAGACTGGTTCGCAAGGAAAGATTGTTGAGAAAATCTATATAGAAGAAGGCACCGACATTGGGCGCGAACTCTATCTGGCCTTTGTGTTAGACCGTGCAACTGAGCGTATTGTTGCGATTGCATCGGCGGTCGGCGGCATGGATATAGAAGAGCTTGCAGAAAGTCAACCGCAGGCGATTATTCGTCTGCCGATAGACCCAGCGGTAGGTATGCAGCCTTTTCAAGCACGCGAATTGGCATTCGCACTAGATATCCCGAAGACACTTCTTAAAGATGCCGTTTATCTGATAATTAAATGCTATCAAACATTTGAGCAGAGCGATGCGAATTTACTCGAGATCAATCCTCTGGTTATCACTAAATCCGAGGATAAATTAGTCCCCTTAGATGCAAAGCTTGCGATTGACGATAATGCGTTGTTCAAGCATCCGGAGATTGCTCAAATGCGCGATAAGTCGCAAGAAGATCATCGTGAAACTAATGCGTCGGAACACGATTTGAGTTATGTCGGTTTGGATGGCAATATCGGTTGTATGATTAACGGGGCAGGACTTGCAATGGCAACGATGGATATGATTAAACACGCCGGTGGCGAACCGGCAAACTTTTTAGACATAGGTGGTGGTGCTTCTCCCGAACGCGTGGCTAAGGCTTTTGAATTGGTCTTGGAAGACAAAAATGTCAAATCTATGCTGGTTAATATCTATGCTGGCATCAATCGTTGCGATTGGATTGCAGAAGGTTTGATTAAAGCGATACAATCTATAGAACTCCGCGTGCCTCTGATAGCACGCTTATCTGGCACTAATGTAGAACAGGGACAAAAAATGTTGAAGGAAAGCGGTTTGCCTATTACTTCCACTCACACTTTGGGAGAAGCTGCGGAGAAAGCGGTTGCTGCTGCCCAAACTTAA
- the hisF gene encoding imidazole glycerol phosphate synthase subunit HisF: MALTKRIIPCLDVAAGRVVKGVRFVDIKDAGDPAEVARCYNEEGADEITFLDIMASSDRRDIMIDLVSKVAAEVFIPMTVGGGVRTVDDIRNLHRAGADKIAINTTAIENPEFVTQAVSKVGSQCVVVAIDAKRCDDEMRWEVYTHGGRKSTGVDAVKWAQQMAHAGAGEILLTSMDRDGTKLGFDLELTRCISECVDIPVVASGGVGELKHLVEGVQEGKADAVLAASIFHFREYSIAQAKHYLQAHGVAVRITA; encoded by the coding sequence GTGGCTCTGACTAAACGGATTATTCCGTGTTTGGATGTCGCCGCAGGTCGCGTAGTCAAAGGAGTACGCTTCGTAGACATCAAAGACGCTGGCGATCCGGCCGAGGTTGCCCGATGCTACAACGAAGAGGGTGCTGACGAAATTACCTTTTTAGATATAATGGCAAGCTCCGACCGCCGCGATATTATGATTGATTTAGTCTCCAAAGTAGCTGCTGAAGTTTTTATTCCGATGACGGTAGGCGGCGGTGTGCGCACCGTTGACGATATACGCAACCTACATCGCGCTGGTGCTGACAAAATTGCTATTAATACGACGGCGATAGAAAACCCTGAATTCGTCACCCAAGCAGTATCTAAAGTAGGGTCGCAGTGCGTTGTTGTCGCAATAGATGCGAAACGCTGCGATGATGAGATGCGCTGGGAAGTATACACCCACGGCGGGCGTAAATCGACTGGCGTAGATGCGGTGAAATGGGCACAACAAATGGCACACGCTGGTGCCGGAGAAATCCTGCTCACCAGTATGGATAGAGACGGAACCAAGCTCGGTTTTGATTTAGAACTCACGCGGTGTATTAGCGAGTGCGTTGATATTCCGGTTGTTGCGTCTGGCGGTGTGGGTGAACTAAAACACTTAGTGGAAGGCGTGCAAGAAGGCAAAGCCGATGCAGTTCTGGCAGCGAGTATTTTTCATTTCAGAGAATACTCTATTGCCCAAGCCAAGCATTATCTACAAGCACACGGAGTAGCAGTACGCATCACTGCGTGA
- the hisH gene encoding imidazole glycerol phosphate synthase subunit HisH: MLIAIVDCGIGNLYSVEQALAHAVDGTPRIAITDDAAVIGDADKVVFPGQGAAKDCMAAITRKGLAEPLMTAAMQKPFLGICLGLQVLFDYSEENGGTACLGLIQGQVQHLNTTVAVKNGHKTPHMGWNNVKQTATHPLWHRINDDEYFYFVHSYYGVPANRRWQAGCTDYGITFSCAVASGYIFAVQFHPEKSAACGLQLLQNFGCWNGTV; this comes from the coding sequence ATGTTAATCGCTATTGTAGATTGTGGTATAGGAAATCTATACTCAGTTGAGCAAGCACTCGCACACGCAGTTGACGGTACCCCTCGTATTGCTATCACTGACGATGCAGCGGTTATCGGAGACGCCGACAAGGTGGTTTTTCCCGGTCAGGGTGCTGCCAAGGATTGTATGGCAGCAATTACACGCAAAGGTTTGGCTGAGCCGCTAATGACGGCGGCAATGCAAAAACCGTTTTTAGGTATTTGCCTGGGTTTACAGGTCTTGTTCGACTATAGCGAAGAGAACGGCGGCACCGCCTGCTTGGGCTTGATACAAGGGCAAGTGCAGCATCTAAACACCACCGTAGCAGTGAAAAACGGACACAAAACTCCACACATGGGTTGGAATAATGTAAAACAAACAGCAACCCATCCATTGTGGCATCGTATTAACGATGACGAATACTTTTATTTCGTGCATAGCTACTATGGCGTACCTGCCAACCGCCGATGGCAGGCCGGATGTACTGATTACGGAATTACTTTTAGCTGTGCGGTGGCATCGGGATATATTTTTGCCGTACAGTTCCATCCTGAGAAAAGTGCTGCGTGCGGCTTGCAACTATTGCAGAACTTCGGCTGTTGGAACGGAACCGTTTAA
- the hisB gene encoding imidazoleglycerol-phosphate dehydratase HisB, with protein sequence MSKRVARISRETAETTIEIILNIDGAGGGTSDIDIPFLAHMLDQLRKHGCFDLDIKARGDLEVDFHHTVEDIGITLGQCFNQALGDKKGIYRYGSAYVPLDEALSRVVIDFSGRPGLSYRVNYPRARIGEFDVDLIHEFFQGFVNHAQATMHLDNISGSNAHHIAETLFKAFARACRTAVAMDARMAEKLPSTKGKL encoded by the coding sequence ATGAGTAAACGAGTTGCCCGCATTTCTAGGGAAACCGCAGAGACCACAATAGAAATAATATTGAATATTGATGGTGCTGGGGGAGGTACCAGCGATATAGATATCCCATTTTTAGCGCACATGCTTGATCAGCTGAGAAAGCACGGTTGTTTTGATTTAGACATTAAGGCGCGTGGTGACCTTGAAGTGGATTTCCATCACACGGTTGAGGATATCGGCATTACGCTAGGGCAATGTTTTAATCAGGCGTTGGGTGATAAAAAAGGCATCTATCGCTACGGTTCGGCATATGTGCCGCTAGACGAAGCATTGTCGCGGGTGGTGATAGATTTTTCAGGTCGTCCTGGGCTTAGCTATCGGGTAAATTATCCACGGGCGCGTATCGGCGAGTTTGATGTCGATTTAATACACGAGTTTTTCCAGGGCTTCGTCAATCATGCACAGGCTACTATGCATTTAGATAATATCAGTGGTTCCAATGCCCATCATATTGCTGAGACCTTATTTAAGGCTTTTGCTAGAGCTTGCCGAACTGCAGTGGCAATGGATGCGCGGATGGCAGAGAAACTCCCCTCCACTAAAGGAAAGCTATAG
- a CDS encoding phosphoribosyl-ATP diphosphatase, with amino-acid sequence MASKDILRNLDQVLQERKSATPADSYVANLYAGGNRRIADKILEEAEELIAAADGKDRDHIIHETADLWFHCLVLLASKNIASQAILEELAKRFGVSGHQEKRQRGK; translated from the coding sequence ATGGCTAGCAAAGATATTCTGAGAAATCTAGACCAAGTACTGCAAGAGCGCAAATCGGCAACCCCTGCCGATTCGTATGTCGCCAATTTGTATGCTGGCGGAAACCGCCGCATAGCTGATAAAATTTTAGAAGAAGCTGAGGAACTGATTGCCGCTGCTGATGGCAAGGACCGTGATCACATCATCCACGAAACAGCCGATTTGTGGTTTCATTGCTTGGTGCTGTTGGCGTCTAAAAACATAGCCTCACAGGCGATATTAGAAGAGTTAGCAAAACGTTTTGGGGTTTCGGGACATCAAGAAAAAAGGCAACGTGGTAAATAA
- the tatA gene encoding twin-arginine translocase TatA/TatE family subunit produces the protein MSWGPLQILLILIIVILLFGTKKLRSLGSDLGDAIKSFKKSVKEEEPAKSTMTDKPSPTPKKEDH, from the coding sequence ATGTCGTGGGGACCCTTACAAATATTGTTAATATTAATTATTGTGATTTTACTGTTCGGCACTAAAAAGCTACGCAGTTTAGGTTCGGATCTGGGAGATGCTATTAAGAGCTTTAAGAAATCGGTCAAGGAAGAAGAGCCTGCTAAGTCGACGATGACCGACAAACCATCGCCCACCCCTAAAAAAGAAGACCACTAA
- a CDS encoding group 1 truncated hemoglobin has translation MSEASLYERLGGPDKIREICTDIYDNHASNPKIMSRFVDSNRDEVIQKVWEFFCSGIGGPQTYSGQDMVAAHRGMNIATSEFVEVCDDVLAALDKHNVGQKEKDEVLCILYSMKSDIVGG, from the coding sequence ATGAGTGAAGCAAGTTTATACGAGCGTTTGGGAGGCCCAGACAAGATTCGCGAAATTTGCACAGATATATATGACAATCACGCAAGCAATCCGAAAATTATGAGTCGCTTTGTCGATAGTAATCGTGACGAAGTTATTCAAAAAGTCTGGGAATTTTTTTGTTCCGGCATCGGCGGTCCGCAGACATATAGCGGTCAGGATATGGTTGCAGCACACCGTGGTATGAATATAGCTACCAGTGAGTTTGTCGAAGTCTGCGACGATGTGCTGGCTGCACTGGACAAGCATAATGTCGGGCAGAAAGAGAAAGACGAAGTGTTATGCATTTTGTACTCTATGAAGTCCGATATTGTCGGTGGCTAA
- the rsxE gene encoding electron transport complex subunit RsxE → MNREQFQQIAIKGLWQQNPGIVQLLGLCPLLAVTTTLQNGLILGIASLATVTVTCLLVSLLRGYISRPLRLPICIVIIAMIVSHIDLWMAAMLYEQHQVLGLFVPLIISNCAILARAEAFALHHPPLQATVDGLATGLGFTAVLSIIGAFREILAYGSLTTLPETPIFLLAVTPAGAFFSLAILIALSKLLKSDHSINEQASLATK, encoded by the coding sequence ATGAATAGAGAACAATTTCAGCAAATCGCAATAAAGGGACTTTGGCAGCAAAATCCCGGCATCGTCCAGCTATTGGGACTATGTCCATTGCTTGCGGTTACGACTACCCTGCAAAACGGTCTTATCCTAGGCATTGCTAGCTTAGCCACCGTAACCGTAACTTGCCTGTTGGTCTCACTACTGCGCGGCTATATCTCCAGGCCGTTGCGCCTGCCTATCTGCATCGTAATTATCGCAATGATCGTCAGTCATATAGATCTATGGATGGCGGCGATGCTCTACGAGCAACACCAAGTATTGGGGTTATTCGTGCCATTGATTATTAGCAACTGTGCGATTTTAGCACGCGCAGAGGCGTTTGCTCTGCATCATCCTCCTCTGCAAGCAACCGTAGACGGGTTAGCAACGGGTCTAGGTTTTACTGCGGTTTTATCTATCATCGGAGCATTTAGAGAGATATTAGCCTACGGTAGCTTGACAACCCTACCGGAAACGCCGATATTTTTATTGGCAGTCACACCGGCCGGCGCGTTCTTTAGCCTAGCGATATTAATCGCCCTCAGCAAACTGCTAAAGTCGGATCATTCGATAAACGAACAAGCGAGCCTGGCGACAAAGTGA
- the sucD gene encoding succinate--CoA ligase subunit alpha, producing the protein MAILIDETTKVIVQGITGRIGSFHAKEMIAYGTNVVGGVTPGKGGTQHLDLPVFDTVKQAVEQTAAEASVLFVPAAAAADSLMEAADGGIKYAVAITDGIPALDMMRVKRFMRRYKERSKMILTGPNCAGTISPGKAMMGIMPGHIYTAGDVGVVARSGTLGYEAASQMKAEGIGITTSVGIGGDPINGSSHRDILEMFEADPATKAVMMIGEIGGPQEAEAAEFIKSKMTKPVVAYIAGMTAPKGRRMGHAGAIVSGKGESAAEKVEILKAAGVTIAPNPSELGSTMLAVMKTIN; encoded by the coding sequence ATGGCAATATTAATAGACGAAACTACTAAAGTAATAGTGCAGGGAATCACCGGCCGTATAGGTAGTTTTCATGCAAAAGAGATGATTGCATACGGAACCAATGTAGTAGGTGGCGTTACACCCGGTAAGGGTGGCACCCAACACTTAGACTTGCCGGTTTTTGACACCGTTAAGCAAGCAGTCGAGCAAACTGCTGCTGAAGCCAGCGTTTTATTCGTTCCTGCCGCTGCTGCTGCCGACTCGTTAATGGAAGCGGCTGATGGTGGCATTAAATATGCGGTCGCAATTACTGACGGTATTCCGGCACTGGATATGATGCGCGTTAAGCGCTTCATGCGCCGTTATAAGGAGCGTAGCAAAATGATACTGACCGGGCCGAATTGTGCGGGCACGATCAGTCCGGGCAAAGCAATGATGGGTATTATGCCTGGTCATATTTATACTGCAGGTGATGTCGGTGTGGTTGCCCGTTCTGGCACGCTTGGCTACGAAGCCGCTTCACAGATGAAGGCTGAAGGCATTGGTATAACAACTAGTGTCGGCATAGGTGGCGATCCGATAAATGGTAGTTCGCATCGTGACATACTCGAAATGTTTGAGGCAGATCCGGCAACGAAGGCGGTCATGATGATCGGAGAAATCGGCGGGCCGCAGGAAGCGGAGGCTGCCGAGTTTATCAAATCTAAAATGACCAAACCAGTGGTTGCCTATATTGCCGGCATGACTGCGCCCAAAGGACGGCGTATGGGGCACGCCGGTGCTATAGTATCGGGCAAAGGAGAGAGTGCTGCCGAGAAAGTTGAAATTCTAAAAGCGGCTGGGGTGACGATTGCTCCCAATCCATCCGAACTTGGCTCGACGATGTTAGCAGTTATGAAGACTATTAATTAA